A single genomic interval of uncultured Desulfobacter sp. harbors:
- a CDS encoding sigma-54 dependent transcriptional regulator, whose translation MQEHILIIEDEQIALKNLEHILLKDGYKVTAVDSGTKGLNLIKSKAFDLIITDYKMKKIDGMQILEHSRELQPYTEVIMITGYATVDNAVNAMKEGAYYYIAKPYKIDEVRQIIKQALLKRSLQMENQALRKQLDQKATLPEIIGNSPPMRQVKKTIAQVAQTDISVLILGESGTGKELVARAIHSLSSRKNHEMVAFNCGSFSEDLMANELFGHEKEAFTGAMKTKKGLFEFADQGTVFFDEIGDMPPSMQIKILRVIQEKEIMRVGSTQTLGVDLRFIAATHRDLRHEVDQGHFRQDLYFRLNVASITLPALTDRKEDIPLLAYHFLAKKNRDMGKKIKEIDRTTMEFLVNYTWPGNVRELENIIERAVAMENSDVIYPEALPDHLTQLAIETYRTAPEGKIPTMKEQEKRYIQWVLEQTNWNRTRAAEIMKIDRVSLWRKIKTFKLE comes from the coding sequence ATGCAGGAACACATTCTGATAATCGAAGATGAGCAGATCGCCCTTAAAAATCTTGAACACATCCTTCTCAAGGATGGATATAAAGTTACGGCCGTCGACAGCGGAACCAAGGGGCTGAACCTTATCAAATCCAAGGCCTTTGATCTGATTATCACCGATTACAAGATGAAGAAAATCGACGGCATGCAAATCCTTGAACACAGCCGGGAATTGCAGCCCTACACCGAAGTGATCATGATCACCGGCTACGCCACCGTGGACAATGCGGTTAACGCCATGAAAGAAGGGGCCTATTATTACATTGCAAAACCCTATAAAATAGACGAGGTCCGGCAGATCATCAAACAGGCCCTGCTCAAACGATCCCTTCAAATGGAAAATCAGGCGCTTAGAAAGCAGCTTGACCAAAAGGCAACGCTGCCTGAGATCATTGGTAACAGCCCGCCCATGCGCCAGGTAAAAAAGACCATTGCCCAGGTGGCCCAGACCGATATCTCCGTATTGATTTTAGGGGAAAGCGGCACAGGCAAAGAGTTGGTGGCAAGGGCGATTCACAGTCTTTCCAGCCGGAAAAATCATGAAATGGTAGCCTTTAACTGCGGCTCATTTTCAGAGGATCTCATGGCCAACGAGCTTTTCGGCCACGAAAAAGAGGCATTCACCGGTGCCATGAAAACCAAAAAAGGATTGTTCGAGTTTGCCGATCAGGGCACGGTATTTTTTGATGAAATCGGGGATATGCCGCCCTCCATGCAGATCAAAATCCTTCGTGTAATCCAGGAAAAAGAAATCATGCGGGTGGGCAGCACCCAGACCCTGGGCGTGGATTTAAGGTTCATTGCTGCCACCCACCGAGACCTGCGCCACGAGGTAGACCAGGGGCATTTCCGCCAGGACCTTTATTTCCGGCTCAACGTGGCCTCCATCACACTGCCTGCCTTGACAGACAGAAAAGAGGATATTCCGCTTTTGGCCTATCATTTTCTGGCAAAAAAAAACCGGGATATGGGAAAAAAAATCAAGGAAATTGACCGGACCACCATGGAATTTCTTGTCAATTATACCTGGCCCGGAAACGTCCGGGAACTTGAAAACATCATAGAACGGGCCGTGGCCATGGAGAACAGCGACGTGATATATCCCGAGGCACTGCCTGACCATCTTACTCAGCTGGCCATTGAAACCTACCGCACAGCCCCGGAAGGCAAAATCCCTACCATGAAAGAGCAGGAAAAACGCTATATCCAGTGGGTGCTGGAACAGACCAACTGGAATAGAACCCGGGCTGCTGAAATCATGAAAATCGACCGGGTCTCTTTATGGCGTAAAATCAAAACTTTTAAACTGGAATAA